The segment AATATCGTGCATGTGAATATTCCGAACCGTCCGCGTAAGCTCAGCGCCAGCCAGTTCGCACAACTGAAGGAGTACATCGATGGCCAGTTGAAGCCGGGCATCCAGGCCGTGCTGATGGTGTGGAGTGCGCCCTATGCGGTGGAATGCAATTCCATCACGTCTGCCTACACGCTGGGCTACGACGCGGCGCAATGCGCAAAGACCTGTGGCGCCGGCAAGGCCAGCACCTATTTCAATAGCGATGCCGGCCAGCCATTCACGCAACTGGGCATGCGCCTGTCGATGTTGCTGCCCATCGATTTTGTCGAAGAGGCCAAGGCGGTGGTGGATCGTGGCACCGCCAGCGGTTTTTCCGTGCCATCGGCCACGGCCTATTATCTCAACACCAGCGACGGGGCGCGCAATAGCCGCGCGGCGTTTTTTCCGCCGGCCGGCGTGGTACGCCAGCGCAAGCTGACGATCAGGAACATGAAGGCCGATGTGCTTGAAGGTGCGCAGGACATCATGGTGTACCAGACGGGCATGGCGAAGGTGGACAAGCTCGACACCCTGCGTTTCCTGCCCGGCGCCCTGGCGGACCATCTGACGTCGTTTGGCGGCGACTTGCAAGGCACGGCGCAGATGAGCAGTCAGCGCTGGCTGGAGGCGGGCGCCACCGCCAGTTACGGCACCGTCAGCGAACCATGCAATTATTGGCAGAAGTTTCCCAATCCTACAGTGTTGCTGCGCCGCTACCTGAGCGGCATGACGGCGCTGGAGGCGTACTGGGGCAGCGTTTCCTGGCCAGCCCAGGGCTTGTTCATCGGCGATCCGCTGGCGGCGCCGTACGCGCCGTTCCGCCGCTGATGACCGCGGTGGTCGCGGACAAAAAAAATGGCTCGCAAGAGCCATTTTTATTTTAAGCCTGGGCCTTGCTGCGGCGCCGTCCTACCCAGGTCAGCAATCCCAGGCCCGCCAGCAGCATCGCATAGGTTTCCGGTTCCGGCACGGCCGGAATCGGTGGCACGACGCCGCCGCCGCCCGTGTCTATCGCGCCATTGCCGCCGCCACTGCGGTCGAAGCCGCCGCTTGCGCCCCCGCCGCCGACACCGCCGCCACCGGCCGGGGGCATAATGCCGCCACCTGAGGAGGTCAGCAGTGGTTCATAGACATCGCTGGCGCCGAGTGCGCGGCCAACGCGATAGCCGCGTCCTTCGATGGCCGGCTCTTCCTGCGCATACACGAAATCGCGGCTGCCGAAATGGTGTTCGCCGGTGCTGGCCAGCAAGTTGGGACTGGCGCCGTAGCCGCTATCCACAGGCTGGCTCAGGGCGCTGGCGAGACCGTGACTATTGCCCGAAAATGCAGGCGTGCGTAACATCTGGTCGGATTCTGCCTTACTGAAGTCGGGCGTCGAACCGACACCGTCATTGCTGCGCGTACCAAAGTTGACGAAGCCGTTCGCTAGGCTGCAGCCGCTGCTGGAGCTGTCCGGATTGAACTCTCCCCCCTTGCCGTCGCCATCCGTATTGGCCGCTTCGCAGCGTTTGCTGTTGTTTTCGGCCTGCGCCGCCGTCGCTTGTGCTTGCGCCATGCCTGCCGTCATGAAGAGGGCTGCGGCAAAGGCGGCGCTGACAGCAGAGTGGTGGATGCGTGGTTTTGACATGGTGTATCTCTTCAGAATTTACCCGAACGCCGCGCTGGTGCGCGGTCAGTTCGCGATGTGATTAATGTTGCTACCGATAATGCAATCTGTAGTGCATGGCGATGTTGCATTCCAGGAGGCATGCGAGGCTGGGGCCTGCTCTCATTGTGGCGGTACGCTTGCTGCGAAGCTGGTTGTTGTTAGGAACCAAACTTATTTGCCTTAAATATATCACATTTTTCCTGGCGGCGTCTTTTTGAGATGTTCCTTGGTGCACTTTGTTGCAAAAAAAATGCCTTGCCGGATATCAAAAAAGCTGGGCGGGCACGACTTTTTACTCCATTCGGCTTAATCAAATGTCATCAAGTCGTCATCCCGGGCGTTTAATATGCAAATAACAAGTCTGAAATACTTTTGTTAATTGTGGCGCGCCGGCCGATCATGTGGGGCCGGCGTCATTTATTTACCGACCGGGATCCTCATGCACACTTCGTTTTCCCCCTTGCGCACGCCGCTGCGCCTGACCGTCATGGCCGCCGTGCTGGCCAGCCTGTCCGTCCCAGCCCTGGCTGCTTCCGATATCGTCATCAGCCAGGTGTATGGCGGTGGCGGCAATACGGGGGCGCTGTACCGCAACGATTTCATCGAAGTCTTCAACCGCGGCGCCAGTCCCGTGAACCTGGGCAACTGGAGCGTGCAATACGCGTCCGCCGCTGGCACGAGCTGGTCCGTGACGGCCTTGCCGGCTA is part of the Janthinobacterium sp. 67 genome and harbors:
- a CDS encoding TIGR03790 family protein; this encodes MRISPCLSLLLAAGAVHGADATIARGLQAAHLAVVINDAEPNSVEVGEYYRQAHAIPVANIVHVNIPNRPRKLSASQFAQLKEYIDGQLKPGIQAVLMVWSAPYAVECNSITSAYTLGYDAAQCAKTCGAGKASTYFNSDAGQPFTQLGMRLSMLLPIDFVEEAKAVVDRGTASGFSVPSATAYYLNTSDGARNSRAAFFPPAGVVRQRKLTIRNMKADVLEGAQDIMVYQTGMAKVDKLDTLRFLPGALADHLTSFGGDLQGTAQMSSQRWLEAGATASYGTVSEPCNYWQKFPNPTVLLRRYLSGMTALEAYWGSVSWPAQGLFIGDPLAAPYAPFRR
- a CDS encoding PEP-CTERM sorting domain-containing protein, with protein sequence MSKPRIHHSAVSAAFAAALFMTAGMAQAQATAAQAENNSKRCEAANTDGDGKGGEFNPDSSSSGCSLANGFVNFGTRSNDGVGSTPDFSKAESDQMLRTPAFSGNSHGLASALSQPVDSGYGASPNLLASTGEHHFGSRDFVYAQEEPAIEGRGYRVGRALGASDVYEPLLTSSGGGIMPPAGGGGVGGGGASGGFDRSGGGNGAIDTGGGGVVPPIPAVPEPETYAMLLAGLGLLTWVGRRRSKAQA